CTAATGGAACAACCAAAAGTGAAATTAGGCAAGCTTCTGTTTTTCGATCCTATCCTTTCGGGATCAAACCAAATCTCATGCAGTTCGTGCCATAATCCACAGACTTCCTGGGGAGACCATTCAACAGTCCCAGTGGGTCATGACCATTTAGTAGGCACAAGAAATACCCTTTCTTTATTGAATGTTGGACAACGGAAAAGTATGTTTTGGGACGGTAGAGCAAATTCCCTCGAGGAGCAGGCATTAAGCCCAATCGAAGCACACAATGAAATGGCTATGGACCTAACAAAATTGGTCCCAAAACTCAAAGCAATTCCAGAATATAACAAGCTTTTCAAGCAAGCGTTTGGGGACGATGATTTCTCAATGCCCGAGATCATGAGTGCACTGGCCACTTTCCAAAGAACTTTAACATCCAAAAGAAGTCGTTTCGATGAATTCCTAGATGGTAAATATGATGCCCTAAATGACGAAGAAATCGCAGGATTACACCTCTTCAGAACAAAGGCTCGATGTATGAACTGTCATAATGGTCAATATTTTACAGATGAAGATTTCCATAATATTGGATTGACCTATTACCAACGTAAATATGAAGATTTGGGACGATATATCGTCACCAAAGACCCTAAAGATGTTGGAAAATTCAGGACACCTTCGTTGAGAGATGTCATGAATACCAATCCATGGATGCACAATGGGCTGTTTGATAACATAATTGGAGTCATCAATATGTACAATTCAGGCATGACCATGAACAATCCAAGAAATCCAGAACAAGAGGCTGACCCTATTCATCCTCGCATCGATCCTCTCATGAAGAAACTGGATTTGACCCGAGACGAAATCAGACAGGTTGCAGCATTTTTGGAATCTATCACAGCAACGAAATACCGTATGCCAAGACCTGAGAAACTTCCACGCTAACAATGTAACTATGTTGTAAACTAATCGTTTTTGTTTAGTTTAACGGAAGGTCTTTTCATGAGTTTTGCCTAACTTTGAAAGTTATGCAAAAAAATGCTACCCATAATCCAAAATCCCATATTCAAATTAAAGGTGCTCGTGTAAACAACCTGAAAAATATTGATGTTGATATCCCTAAAAAACCAGTTGGTTGTAATCACAGGGATGTCGGGATCCGGAAAATCTTCTCTCGCCTTTGATACCTTATACGCAGAAGGTCAACGTAGATATGTAGAAAGTCTTTCTTCCTATGCTAGGCAGTTCATGGGAAGGATGAACAAACCTGATGTAGATTATATCAAAGGAATTGCACCGGCGATCGCTATCGAACAAAAAGTGATCTCTAGCAACCCCAGATCTACCGTAGGAACATCCACTGAAATATATGATTATTTAAAACTTCTATATGCAAGAATTGGTAAAACTATTTCCCCAATTTCTGGAAAAGAAGTAACAAAAGATACCGTAACATCCATTGTAGACAAAATATTGTCCTATGAAGATGATGCTAGAGTAACCATCTATAGCCCACTTATCCCTACAAATAACAGAAAACTCAAAGAAGAACTTTCTTTGTTGTTGCAAAAAGGATTTGTACGTGTCAAGCTTAATGATTCTATCCAAAAAATAGAATCCATTATTGAAGATAAAGAAGTATCAAACAAAGCTTTTAAGGAAGGTGATATTTTCATCGTAATAGATCGTGTTCGTTTAGAACATAATGACGATACCATCAATCGCTTGGCCGATTCGGTACAGACTGCATACTTTGAAGGAAAAGGAGAATGTGAAGTGGAAATAGATGCTGACATTTTCCATTTCTCAGACAAGTTTGAACTTGATGGAATTACTTTTGAAGAACCTTCACCTAACTTTTTCAGTTTCAATAATCCTTATGGTGCTTGTAAACGTTGTGAAGGGTACGGTAAAATAATAGGCATCGACCCGGATTTAGTCATCCCGGATAAAAGCAGATCTGTATTTGATGGTGCCATAGCCCCTTGGCGTGGCGAGAAAATGGGTGCTTGGCTTGATAAATTAGTGCGATCAGCACTCAAATTTGATTTCCCTATTCATCGTGCTTATGCTGACCTCAGCAAAGAACAACAAGAACTGATTTGGACCGGAAACAAATACTTCAGGGGATTGAATGATTTCTTTGCGGAACTGGAAGAGCAAACATATAAGATTCAATATCGAGTGATGCTATCTCGGTACAGAGGAAAAACAGATTGTCCCGAATGTAAAGGAACTAGATTGCGCAAAGATGCATCATATGTGAAAATCAACGGTTATTCTATTACCGATGTTGTATTGTTGCCTTTGGAACAAGCCTTAAATCTGTTTCAAAATCTAAACCTCTCGGACAATGAAGCAATTATAGCAAAACGCTTGCTTGCAGAAATTGTAAACCGATTGCAGTTCTTGTGTGATGTAGGATTAAGTTATTTGACCTTGAACCGATTGAGCAATAGCCTTTCTGGTGGTGAATCTCAACGGATAAACCTGGCCACTTCATTGGGATCCTCTCTAGTGGGGTCAATCTATGTTCTGGATGAACCCAGTATTGGTCTGCACCCTCGTGATACGCAAAAGTTAATTGGCGTATTGAAATCCCTTCGTGATGCCGGTAATACCGTGATAGTCGTAGAACATGAGCAAGAAATGATGGAAGCTGCAGATTACCTCATTGATATTGGGCCAGAAGCTGGTATTAATGGTGGGGAATTAGTATTTGCAGGAACCTATAAAGAAATTTTAAAAGATAAAAATAGCCTTACAGGTAAATACCTTGGCGGTGACCTTTCTATCATAGTTCCAGAGAAACGTAAAAAATGGAATGAAAGCATCCGAATCAATGGTGCTAGAGAAAATAACCTAAAAGGCGTAAATGTTGATTTCCCTTTGAATGTGTTTACCGTTGTGTCCGGGGTTTCTGGTTCTGGTAAAACATCATTGGTAAAAAGAATTCTATATCCAGCATTACAAAAAGCAATTGGAACGTACTCTGGAGAACAAACAGGACTTTACGACGGGATTGAAGGTGCATTGGATCAAATCGAACAAGTTGAAATGGTAGATCAAAACCCTATCGGCAGGTCTACGCGATCCAATCCTGTAACTTATGTAAAGGCTTGGGATGAAATCCGAGCACTGTATTCTTCACTGCCAGCAGCAAAAGCAAATGGTTTGAAACCTTCAGCATTCTCTTTTAATGTCGAAGGTGGGCGATGTGAAGTATGCCAAGGTGAAGGAGTGGTAAAAATTGAAATGCAATTTATGGCGGATATCATTCTGCCGTGTGAAGCATGCGATGGTAAAAGATTTAAACAGCATGTCCTTGATGTGCAATACAAGGAAAAATCAGTTTCCGATATCTTAGATCTGAGTGTGGACGAGGCAATAGAATTTTTTGCCGATCAACCGAAAATCCTGAACAAATTAGGACCGTTGCAAGAAGTAGGATTAGGCTATGTGAAGTTGGGACAATCTTCCAGCACCCTCTCAGGAGGTGAAGCCCAGCGGATTAAATTGGCCTCTTTCCTGATCAAAGGAAACAATCAGAAAAAAACAATGTTTATCTTTGATGAACCAACAACAGGTTTGCATTTCCATGATATCAGTAAGCTCTTGAAAGCATTCAATGCTTTGATAGCTCTCGGAAATACAGTATTAGTAATCGAACACAACCTAGATATGATTAAATCTGCTGACTGGGTAATAGACATCGGTCCTGAAGGTGGAGAAAAAGGCGGTAAAGTGGTTTTCGCCGGAACTCCCGAAGATTTGGTCAAGTGTAAAGACTCTTATACGGGTGATTTCTTAAAACGTCACCTAAATTTTAAACCCTAAATAATAATTAATAATGTATAGAAAGTTAAGTATTTCTATGTTGTTCTTATGCTTCTGTACCTTGCTATCAGCACAGGTAGAGCGGCCGAAATTAGTAGTAGGATTGATGGTTGACCAAATGCGCTGGGACTACCTTTATAGGTTTGCCGATCGCTATGGCAATGACGGATTCAAGCGCCTTTTGCATGAAGGGTTCTCCTGTGAAAACGCAATGATCAACTATGTGCCTACCTTTACTGCAATCGGTCACAGCTCTGTATATACAGGAAGTGTACCTTCTATCCACGGAATCGCGGGAAATGACTGGATAGAGCAACAAACTGGAACTTCTATGTATTGTACCCAAGATGATGCGGTGGAAGGCGTAGGAACAACAGAAAAAGAAGGTAAACAAATCACCTAGAAACCTATTGGCCTCAACGGTGACTGACCAATTGAAATTGGCCACAAACTTCAACTCAAAAGTAATCGGTATTGCGATCAAAGATAGGGGCGGAATCCTACCTGCTGGTCATTTCGCCGATGCTGCATATTGGTTTGAAGCGAAATCAGGAGATTGGATCAGCAGTACCTACTACATGGAAAACTTGCCAGAATGGGTAAAAGGATTCAACCAACAGAAATTGGCTGACAAATATCTTAAACAAGATTGGAATACACTTTACCCAATCGATACCTATAAAACTAACAGTATCGACGATGACAACATCTACGAAGGAAAATGGGCAGGAGAAGAAACTGCTGCATTCCCTCGGAAAACATCGCTGTTGATGAAAGATGCCGGCTATGAACTGATAAAATCAACTCCTTATGGCAACACATTAACACTAGACTTTGCAAAAGATGCTATCAAAAATGAAAAATTAGGCCATAACCCTAAAAATGCTACTGATTTCTTATGTGTAAGTCTTTCAGCTACTGATTACGTCGGACACAGGTATTCATTATCATCCGTAGAAATCGAAGATATCTACCTACGACTTGACCAAGAACTAGCCGAATTCTTCAAATATTTGGATAAAACAGTAGGAAAAGGAAATTATACATTCTTCTTGACTGCCGACCATGCCGCATCCTATAACTCTCGTTACTTTATGGATATGCGTGGAAATGGAGGCTATTTCTTCTCCAGACAGCTACAGAGAACAATGAATGAAGAACTGAAAAAAGAATTTGGTTCAGAAAACCTGATTGTTAGCCTTTTGAATTACCAAGTCCATTTGAACTATGATGCAATTGAAAAAGCGAATCTGGACGAAGAAAAAGTGAAGAAATCCATTATCAAAATGTTGAGACACGAAGATGGTGTAGCTTATGTGGTAGATATGGAAGGCGGTGAGAACATGATGGTGCCAGCAGAAATCCGTGAAAAGATTATCAATGGGTACAATCGTAAGCGCAGCGGTGCCATTCAGATTATCACAGAACCGCAATGGTATGATGGAACTCCACGTTCGACCGGTACAACACATGGTACTTGGACACCTTATGACTCTCATATTCCATTGGTATTCATGGGCTGGGGTGTAAAACATGGAACGACCAATAAAGTTGTCAATATTACAGATATTGCTCCCACTATTTCTTCCTTACTCCATGTGATGGAACCAAATGGCTCTATTGGGCGACCGATTGTAGACGTATTGCAGAAATAGCTTTATTTTTTATACTTTTGATGAATTAAGACCAGACAGGTTTGATATGCTATCGAAGAAAACGAAATACGCGATAAAAGCCCTTATGGTATTGGGCAGAAACTACGGAAAAGAACCTATGCAGATTGGCAAAATCGCCGAAGAAGAAAGGATCCCCAAGAAATTCTTGGAACAAATCCTTCTGGAGATGCGCAATGCCGGGATTCTTTATTCCAAAAAAGGTGCTGGAGGGGGTTATAGCCTCAACAAAGCTCCAGAAGATATCTATTTGTCGCAAGTAATGCGCCTGATTGATGGACCTATTGCCCTATTGCCTTGTGTCAGCTTGAATTTCTACCGCTCCTGCGAAGAGTGTGTGGAGGAGCATGCATGTGGCATCCGTGATACTTTTGTCGAAGTTAGAAATGCTATGCTGCAAATCTTGAACGATACCAGTATCTCAAATTTAATAAACAAAGAAAAAGAACTTAACCTAGAAGTAGGTAAGGACTAGACTTCATAAAGTTCTAATGGAAGCCCATCGGGGTCGGTGAAAAAAGTGAATTTCTTATCGCTCGTTTTATCAACACGGATGGGCTCCGTTTTTATACCCATATTATTAAGCAAGGCAACTTGTTTTTCAATGTTTTCAACCGCAAAGGCCAAATGCCGTAATCCCCTTGCTTCTGGATAGCTAGGTCTTTCGGCAGGATCCGGAAAGGAAAACAGCTCAATGATATATTGTCCATTCAGGGCTAAATCCAGTTTGTAGGAATCGCGCTCCTCCCGATAGACCTCCTGCAAAATCTCAAACCCCAAAACTTCCGTGTAAAAGGCCTTGGAAACAGAATAATTACTGCAGATAATGGCAATATGGTGGATGCCCTTAAGATCTAACATTACAATACATCGATTAATTTCTCGAAAGCCATCCCTCGGGATGCTTTCAAAAGAATCATAAAATCTTCCAATGGGTTTTCCTCAAGGTCTTTTTTCAAATCATCTGTGCTTTCAAAAAAGCTAGCGCCCTCGTCTTTTAACGCATAAAAAGCTTTTCCGACAAAAATTAATTTGTCGACTTTTAGGCTCTTTGCTTTTTCGATTACTTTTTTATGTTCTACTTCACTTTGATCTCCCATTTCAAACATATCCCCAAGGATTGCTACTTTGCGGTCTGCTTGGATAACGTCCAAATTCCCCAATGCCGCTGCCATACTGCTGGCATTTGCATTATAATAATCAGCAATTATGGTGTTCTTTTCTGTTTGGGTGATTTGAGATCGGTTGTTCTGTGGAATATAATTGCTCAGTCCGTTGTTTATCTCTTCGGTATTCAGCCCAAAAGTTTTCCCCAGCGCAATGGACGCCAACATGTTTTCAATGTTATAGGCGCCTGTTAAATTGGTTTTAACTTCATTTCTCTGCTCTTCACCTTTGATGTTCCAGAAAATCGTCAGAAAAGGATCAGCAACAACTAAACCTCCCTGGATTTCATTCTTCTCCGAAAAACCATAATAAATTACATGTTGGAGATCCCTGTCTTTTGCCATTTCGGTGAGATAGTCATTGTCACCTTGAATATAGATCTGGCCATTGTTTTCTTTCAGGTAATCATAAAGTTCACCTTTGGCTTTCATAACGCCTTCAAACGACCCAAATCCTTCGAGGTGAGCTTTGCCAACATTGGTGATAAAGCCATGGGTAGGTTGCGAAATACTGCATAAAAAAGCAATTTCATGGACATGGTTTGCCCCCATCTCTACAATGGCAATTTCTACATCATCAGTTAAGGAAAGGATGGTCAGCGGAACGCCAATATGATTGTTGAGATTACCTTTTGTTGCGTAGGTATGGTACTTCTGAGATAGGACACTGTTCAGTAGCTCCTTGCTGGTGGTTTTTCCGTTGGTTCCAGTGATTCCTATAAAAGGGATGTTTAAATGTTTCCTGTGGAACCTTGCAAGTTCTTGCAGCGCAGTGAGTACATCATCTACCAAAACATAAGCAGGATCTTCCTTGTAAAATGAACTGTCGTCAACAATCACATATTTTGCCCCAGCCTCAAGTGCTTTTTCAGCAAAACTATTTCCATTGAAGTTGTCTCCTTTCAGCGCAAAGAATAAACAGTCCTTGCTGATTTTACGAGTATCTGTACAAATGTTCGGGAAATCCTTGTAGATCTGGTAGAGTTGAGCTATCTGCATCATTTTTAATTTTAAACAAATGTAAGCAATAGTGAATAGATGGAAAAAAGTTGTTTTGCCAATACCCTCAATTTTTGTCTGCCTGACCATTCTCCTTCCACTCTCATTTTACTCTTGTTCCACTCTCCTTCGTCTCTCCTTCGTCTCTCCTTCGGACTTCGTTCGGACCTTGTTCGGAGCTGCTTCGGAAAAATACCCGAACAAGGTCCGAACAAGGTCCGAACAAAAGAGGACGGAGAGTGGAACGAGGTAGGAACGAGAGTGGAACAAGACACGAATAAGGAACAAAAAATTACTGGTTGGTGGGGACACCAACCAGGGCAAAGGAGCCGCAACGAAAAAAGGCCTGCCCAAACGGGCAAGCCTTTACTTTTATTCTTGTTGACCTTTACAAAGAAAGTATCTCTACGATTCTTGTTAGGTTTTCGTTTACTTTATCGATGTGTTTTATTGCTTTGTTGAATGGGGTAAATTGGACGTTTCCACAAATCAGACCCGCCATTTCACCTTTACGGCCCTCAATCAAGCCTTCTACTGCAGCAACACCTAGGCGACTGGCCAATACACGGTCCATACATGTTGGTGAGCCTCCACGCTGAATGTGACCTAGAATAGAAAGACGAACATCGTATGCTGGGAAGTTTGATTGAATCTTTTCAGCAACCACCATACCTCCTTCTTTGTCTCCTTCAGCAACAATGATAATACGGGATGATTTGTTCTTTCTGGTTTTATCCAGACGTTTCATGATGGCGTCGTAGTCTACTTCAAGCTCTGGAATCAAAACGGCCTCAGCACCTGTGCTGATTCCTGAACGCAAAGCAATCAGACCAGAGTCACGACCCATTACTTCAACAACGAAAAGACGGTCATGAGACTCCGCTGTATCACGGATCTTGTCTACAGCATCTACAACAGTGTTGATAGCGGTGTCATAGCCAATGGTGAAGTCAGTGCCGTTCAAGTCATTGTCGATCGTGCCTGGCATCCCTATAATTGGAATGTCAAACTCTTCAATGAATTTGGAAGCACCAGTAAATGTTCCGTCACCACCGATTACAACCAAAGCATCTATATTTAGTTTTTTTAAGTTCTCATAAGCTTTCTGTCTGCCTTCAACAGTACGGAATTCATCGCTTCTAGCAGTTTTAAGAATGGTCCCTCCGCGTTGAATAATGTTTGCTACAGATTTTGCGTCCATAGGAGTAATATCTCCTTGAACCAACCCATCGTATCCTCTGCGGATACCAAACATGTTCTTCCCATGATAAATCCCTGTTCTTATTACTGCACGAATACCTGCATTCATGCCTGGGGAATCGCCCCCTGACGTTAATACTGCGATGTTATTAATGTTGCTCATACGTCAAATATACCTAAATACTTATTTTTTTTGTACAAAATTATAAGAAAGCCTATTTCTTCGCTTTGTAAGCGTCGATTGCAGATTGTAAATACGCTCTGTAGCTTTCGATATTATAATTTGCACCGCTAGTCGGCACCAACAATTGTTCATCATTGTCCAACATGGCATATAATGGCTGTGAGTTACTGTTGAATTTAGAAATTTGGAAATCTGTGTTTTTACGTCCAACCGTGTTGATTTTCTTTCCCGTGGTCGGAGAAACGAACTGTTCAGATTCTGGAAGTTTTAGATCATAATCATCTACATAAAGTTCTGCAAGGATAAAGTTCTCATTTATCATCTGCTTGATTCCTGGATCAGACCATACATCAGCTTCCATCTTACGACAGTTTACACAGTTCCAACCTGTGAAGTCTACCAATAAAGGTTTGTCCTGTGCCCTGGCAGCAGCTAATGCCTCATCGTAATCATAATATGGATCCATTCCCTTGATCGTTGCGCGGTCATGGAAGTGGCTGAAATACTTTCTGTTGTTTGCATCAGCAGAGGTACCATGCCCCGGACCTGCTGCAACACCAGCAGAAATATCGAAATCCTGTGTTCCAATCGGAGGCAAGAATGCAGCAATGGATTTCAACGGAGCACCCCACATACCCGGAACCATATACACCACAAAGGAAAATACAATGATGGCAATGATGGTGCGGGGAACTGACATATATTTTAGGTCGCTGTCATGCGAGAATTTAATCTTTCCGATCAAGTATAATCCCATTAGTCCGAATATGACAATCCATAAAGACAAGAAGACCTCACGATCTAGGAATTGCCAGTTGTATGCTAAGTCTACATTCGACAAGAATTTAAGCGCCAATGCTAATTCCAAGAATCCCAATACTACTTTTACACTATTCAACCAACCGCCAGATTTAGGCATTGATTTTAATAGTGCTGGGAACATAGCGAATAAAACGAATGGAATCGCTAAGGCGAAAGAGAACCCGAACATCGCAATTGCAGGGCCTAAACGGTCACCTTTTACAGCTGCATTGACCAATACAGTACCGATAATTGGTCCTGTACAAGAAAAAGATACAACCGCAAGGCTGGCAGCCATAAAGAAGTAGCCGATAAGACCACCTTTATCAGACTTCTCATCAATTTTGTTCACGAATTTGCTAGGCAATGTAATCTCAAATGCTCCAAAGAATGAGGCTGCGAAAAAGACGAGCATCAGGAAGAAGAAGAAGTTGAAGATACCATTCGTAGATAGCGCATTCATGGCTTCTGGACCGAAAGCTATCGTAATCAACATACCCAAAGCCACGTAAATTACGATAATAAACAAACCATAAGTCAGGGCTTGGGAGACCGCTTGTAGCTTGGATGCTGATTTTTTAGTAAAAAAACTTACCGTAAGAGGAACCATAGGGAAGATACAAGGCATTAGGAATGCCAAGAATCCACCTAATAAACCCTCAATGAATATTCCCCATAGGGAAGTATTCGCTTCTTGATTATCAGTAGAATCAACAGTGGGAGCTACAGTAGCGGTACTATCAGTAGCAGCTGTATCTTCTCCTGAAGAGAATTCAACCCCCTCAAGGTCAGAAATTAATGTGTCAGTGCTGCCGGTCTCTTCTTGACCAGAGCTGAACTCTACATCATCTATGTTGATCAGGGTGTCTTGTGAAATTCCTTTTAACGGAGTTATAGAAATTAGCAATAGCCAACCAAAGGCTATCAAAGCATTTTTAAAGCTAAACATAATTG
The Sphingobacterium daejeonense genome window above contains:
- a CDS encoding alkaline phosphatase family protein; translation: MYRKLSISMLFLCFCTLLSAQVERPKLVVGLMVDQMRWDYLYRFADRYGNDGFKRLLHEGFSCENAMINYVPTFTAIGHSSVYTGSVPSIHGIAGNDWIEQQTGTSMYCTQDDAVEGVGTTEKEGKQIT
- a CDS encoding cytochrome-c peroxidase, whose protein sequence is MKRILVIGLVMGITVLSTAFLSDKGIQDLRSLYSRPISEWPKPTIDSGVVYEEFKSLPKLDTSYFSLMEQPKVKLGKLLFFDPILSGSNQISCSSCHNPQTSWGDHSTVPVGHDHLVGTRNTLSLLNVGQRKSMFWDGRANSLEEQALSPIEAHNEMAMDLTKLVPKLKAIPEYNKLFKQAFGDDDFSMPEIMSALATFQRTLTSKRSRFDEFLDGKYDALNDEEIAGLHLFRTKARCMNCHNGQYFTDEDFHNIGLTYYQRKYEDLGRYIVTKDPKDVGKFRTPSLRDVMNTNPWMHNGLFDNIIGVINMYNSGMTMNNPRNPEQEADPIHPRIDPLMKKLDLTRDEIRQVAAFLESITATKYRMPRPEKLPR
- a CDS encoding RrF2 family transcriptional regulator → MLSKKTKYAIKALMVLGRNYGKEPMQIGKIAEEERIPKKFLEQILLEMRNAGILYSKKGAGGGYSLNKAPEDIYLSQVMRLIDGPIALLPCVSLNFYRSCEECVEEHACGIRDTFVEVRNAMLQILNDTSISNLINKEKELNLEVGKD
- the gloA2 gene encoding SMU1112c/YaeR family gloxylase I-like metalloprotein, producing the protein MLDLKGIHHIAIICSNYSVSKAFYTEVLGFEILQEVYREERDSYKLDLALNGQYIIELFSFPDPAERPSYPEARGLRHLAFAVENIEKQVALLNNMGIKTEPIRVDKTSDKKFTFFTDPDGLPLELYEV
- the pfkA gene encoding 6-phosphofructokinase, producing the protein MSNINNIAVLTSGGDSPGMNAGIRAVIRTGIYHGKNMFGIRRGYDGLVQGDITPMDAKSVANIIQRGGTILKTARSDEFRTVEGRQKAYENLKKLNIDALVVIGGDGTFTGASKFIEEFDIPIIGMPGTIDNDLNGTDFTIGYDTAINTVVDAVDKIRDTAESHDRLFVVEVMGRDSGLIALRSGISTGAEAVLIPELEVDYDAIMKRLDKTRKNKSSRIIIVAEGDKEGGMVVAEKIQSNFPAYDVRLSILGHIQRGGSPTCMDRVLASRLGVAAVEGLIEGRKGEMAGLICGNVQFTPFNKAIKHIDKVNENLTRIVEILSL
- a CDS encoding UDP-N-acetylmuramoyl-tripeptide--D-alanyl-D-alanine ligase, translating into MMQIAQLYQIYKDFPNICTDTRKISKDCLFFALKGDNFNGNSFAEKALEAGAKYVIVDDSSFYKEDPAYVLVDDVLTALQELARFHRKHLNIPFIGITGTNGKTTSKELLNSVLSQKYHTYATKGNLNNHIGVPLTILSLTDDVEIAIVEMGANHVHEIAFLCSISQPTHGFITNVGKAHLEGFGSFEGVMKAKGELYDYLKENNGQIYIQGDNDYLTEMAKDRDLQHVIYYGFSEKNEIQGGLVVADPFLTIFWNIKGEEQRNEVKTNLTGAYNIENMLASIALGKTFGLNTEEINNGLSNYIPQNNRSQITQTEKNTIIADYYNANASSMAAALGNLDVIQADRKVAILGDMFEMGDQSEVEHKKVIEKAKSLKVDKLIFVGKAFYALKDEGASFFESTDDLKKDLEENPLEDFMILLKASRGMAFEKLIDVL
- a CDS encoding protein-disulfide reductase DsbD family protein produces the protein MFSFKNALIAFGWLLLISITPLKGISQDTLINIDDVEFSSGQEETGSTDTLISDLEGVEFSSGEDTAATDSTATVAPTVDSTDNQEANTSLWGIFIEGLLGGFLAFLMPCIFPMVPLTVSFFTKKSASKLQAVSQALTYGLFIIVIYVALGMLITIAFGPEAMNALSTNGIFNFFFFLMLVFFAASFFGAFEITLPSKFVNKIDEKSDKGGLIGYFFMAASLAVVSFSCTGPIIGTVLVNAAVKGDRLGPAIAMFGFSFALAIPFVLFAMFPALLKSMPKSGGWLNSVKVVLGFLELALALKFLSNVDLAYNWQFLDREVFLSLWIVIFGLMGLYLIGKIKFSHDSDLKYMSVPRTIIAIIVFSFVVYMVPGMWGAPLKSIAAFLPPIGTQDFDISAGVAAGPGHGTSADANNRKYFSHFHDRATIKGMDPYYDYDEALAAARAQDKPLLVDFTGWNCVNCRKMEADVWSDPGIKQMINENFILAELYVDDYDLKLPESEQFVSPTTGKKINTVGRKNTDFQISKFNSNSQPLYAMLDNDEQLLVPTSGANYNIESYRAYLQSAIDAYKAKK
- a CDS encoding alkaline phosphatase family protein, with the protein product MASTVTDQLKLATNFNSKVIGIAIKDRGGILPAGHFADAAYWFEAKSGDWISSTYYMENLPEWVKGFNQQKLADKYLKQDWNTLYPIDTYKTNSIDDDNIYEGKWAGEETAAFPRKTSLLMKDAGYELIKSTPYGNTLTLDFAKDAIKNEKLGHNPKNATDFLCVSLSATDYVGHRYSLSSVEIEDIYLRLDQELAEFFKYLDKTVGKGNYTFFLTADHAASYNSRYFMDMRGNGGYFFSRQLQRTMNEELKKEFGSENLIVSLLNYQVHLNYDAIEKANLDEEKVKKSIIKMLRHEDGVAYVVDMEGGENMMVPAEIREKIINGYNRKRSGAIQIITEPQWYDGTPRSTGTTHGTWTPYDSHIPLVFMGWGVKHGTTNKVVNITDIAPTISSLLHVMEPNGSIGRPIVDVLQK